In Deinococcus aerius, the following proteins share a genomic window:
- a CDS encoding ChaB family protein: MPYRSISDLPQSQVDQYDEHQKEAFLKAFNHALEEYGGDEHRAFAVAHAAAKKAGDKERREGDG, from the coding sequence ATGCCCTACCGGAGCATCTCGGACCTGCCGCAGTCGCAGGTAGACCAGTACGACGAGCATCAGAAGGAAGCCTTCCTGAAGGCCTTCAACCATGCGCTGGAGGAATACGGCGGGGACGAGCACCGCGCCTTCGCCGTGGCCCATGCGGCGGCCAAGAAGGCTGGGGACAAGGAGCGGCGCGAGGGGGACGGGTAA
- a CDS encoding phosphatase PAP2 family protein, whose translation MRRLPHLLARHWTQLALLLLGILLPLLLLADLTEDVFREGGYPWDQSVLAWYAAHRTPGLTRLARGLALLGGVPLLPLITAAIALGLARVGARAHAWFLAAAVGGATLLNVLAKVIFQRPRPDELGAVLSEPGYSFPSGHAMSNMAFGFALALVFWRSRAGWPAAVLGVGWALAVGLSRNYLGVHYPSDVLAGFAASAVWVTGLYLILGQRWPRLRRSPRGERDTR comes from the coding sequence ATGCGCCGCCTCCCGCATCTGCTCGCGCGTCACTGGACCCAGCTTGCCCTGCTGCTGCTGGGCATCCTCCTGCCGCTGCTGCTGCTGGCCGACCTCACGGAGGACGTATTCCGGGAGGGGGGCTACCCGTGGGACCAGAGCGTCCTGGCGTGGTACGCCGCGCACCGGACGCCGGGGCTGACGCGCCTGGCGCGGGGACTCGCGCTGCTGGGGGGCGTGCCGCTGCTGCCGCTCATCACCGCCGCCATCGCGCTGGGGCTCGCGCGGGTGGGGGCGCGGGCCCACGCCTGGTTCCTGGCCGCCGCCGTGGGCGGGGCGACCCTGCTGAACGTGCTGGCGAAGGTCATCTTCCAGCGGCCCCGCCCGGACGAACTCGGGGCCGTGCTGAGCGAGCCGGGCTACTCCTTTCCCAGCGGGCACGCGATGAGCAACATGGCCTTTGGCTTCGCCCTCGCGCTGGTGTTCTGGCGCTCGCGGGCGGGATGGCCCGCCGCGGTGCTGGGGGTGGGGTGGGCGCTCGCGGTGGGGCTGAGCCGCAACTACCTAGGGGTGCATTACCCCAGCGACGTGCTGGCGGGCTTCGCGGCGTCGGCAGTCTGGGTGACCGGGCTGTACCTGATCCTGGGGCAGCGCTGGCCCCGGCTGCGGCGCTCGCCCCGGGGCGAGCGGGACACGCGCTGA
- a CDS encoding DegV family protein, with protein sequence MLAIVTDSTCDLHPDVARDLGLRVVPLHVLLRGRSFLDWHDIDPDAVYDHQREGGEVSTQPATQTAFEATYRDLLATHEGVISLHLSGQLSATAEHARLAAQALNAGSRIQIVDSGLASLPLAEAAIAACEAIRAGGDMAAALGAIQGVQKSLLAEFTVPTLEYLRRGGRLSRTQALIGNMLGVRPVLRFDEGRLQPVRRVRASHATRDILAQLEERFGREPVAVTVGHAGRDPARIAELKAAMDASRLNVARGRMQLMGPVIGAHVGPGTYGLMARPLLA encoded by the coding sequence ATGCTCGCCATCGTGACCGACTCCACCTGCGACCTTCACCCCGATGTGGCGCGCGACCTCGGCCTGCGCGTCGTGCCGCTGCACGTGCTGCTGCGGGGCCGCTCCTTCCTGGACTGGCACGACATCGACCCCGACGCCGTGTACGACCACCAGCGGGAGGGCGGCGAGGTGAGCACCCAGCCCGCCACCCAGACGGCCTTCGAGGCGACCTACCGCGACCTCCTCGCCACCCACGAGGGCGTGATCAGCCTCCACCTCAGCGGGCAGCTCTCGGCCACGGCCGAGCACGCCCGGTTGGCGGCCCAGGCCCTGAATGCGGGGAGCCGGATTCAGATCGTGGACAGCGGCCTGGCCTCCCTGCCGCTCGCCGAGGCGGCCATTGCCGCGTGTGAGGCAATTCGTGCGGGCGGCGACATGGCCGCCGCGCTGGGGGCCATTCAGGGCGTCCAGAAGAGCCTCCTCGCCGAGTTCACCGTCCCCACCCTGGAGTACCTGCGGCGGGGCGGGCGCCTCTCGCGCACCCAGGCCCTCATCGGCAACATGCTGGGGGTGAGGCCCGTCCTGCGCTTCGACGAGGGGCGCCTCCAGCCGGTGCGGCGGGTGCGGGCCTCCCACGCCACGCGCGACATCCTCGCCCAGCTCGAGGAACGCTTTGGCCGCGAGCCCGTCGCCGTCACGGTCGGGCACGCGGGGCGCGACCCCGCCCGCATCGCCGAACTCAAGGCCGCGATGGACGCCAGCCGCCTCAACGTCGCCCGGGGCCGGATGCAGCTCATGGGCCCGGTGATCGGCGCCCACGTCGGCCCCGGCACCTACGGCCTGATGGCCCGGCCCCTGCTGGCCTGA
- a CDS encoding histidine phosphatase family protein, producing the protein MFPARLFLVRHGQTASNVSQILRGPSSADDPLDAVGEAQARAVASHLAALNLPRPRVYASPYLRARQTGEAIAAALGVPLTLLDGVREIDPGDWVGRPYSDLRTFSHELLHPAGGLGFPGGESLADVAARFRAALPAHPEPAVIVSHGAALTALLAALLGVDHREAWAGSRFAHANTAVSELEWDGERWRAVRLADASHLPTAGA; encoded by the coding sequence ATGTTCCCCGCCCGCCTGTTCCTCGTTCGCCACGGCCAGACCGCGAGCAACGTCTCGCAAATCCTCCGCGGGCCGTCAAGCGCCGACGATCCCCTCGACGCGGTGGGGGAGGCCCAGGCCCGCGCGGTCGCCTCCCACCTCGCCGCCCTCAATCTCCCCCGGCCCCGGGTGTATGCCAGCCCCTATCTGCGCGCCCGCCAGACCGGGGAAGCCATCGCCGCCGCCCTCGGTGTGCCCCTGACCCTCCTGGACGGCGTGCGGGAGATCGACCCCGGCGACTGGGTAGGGCGCCCCTACAGCGATCTGCGAACCTTCAGCCACGAGTTGCTGCATCCGGCGGGCGGGTTGGGCTTTCCGGGGGGGGAGAGCCTGGCCGACGTGGCCGCCCGCTTCCGCGCCGCGCTCCCCGCCCACCCGGAGCCCGCCGTGATCGTCTCGCACGGCGCGGCCCTCACGGCGCTGCTCGCCGCCCTGCTGGGGGTGGATCACCGGGAGGCCTGGGCCGGGAGCCGGTTCGCCCACGCGAATACCGCCGTCTCCGAGCTGGAATGGGACGGCGAACGCTGGCGGGCCGTGCGCCTGGCGGACGCCTCGCACCTCCCCACCGCCGGGGCTTGA
- the bshA gene encoding N-acetyl-alpha-D-glucosaminyl L-malate synthase BshA, with amino-acid sequence MAPIPEKIAVLCHVGAGGSGVVATELGLKVAQAGHEVHFVGPAMPFRLSGHQGVRGPFYHQVSGFAYALFDQPYPELAAANTLTEVILEQGVSLTHAHYAIPHATAAIHARAITGRSRVITTLHGTDVTLVGAEPAFRHTTRHAIERSDHVTAVSHFLARQTREVFDVDREIEVIHNFVDSGRFTRVTDPAVRARFAHPDEALIVHVSNFRPIKRVEDVVQVFARVASEIPARLLMVGDGPERPRAVELAGQLGVTGRTHFLGSFPDVQTVLGISDLFLLPSSQESFGLAALEAMSCEVPVVASGAGGIPEVVEDGVTGFLVPVGDVDAMADAALRILRDRDLYLAMGAAARRAALTRFHPDQIVPRYLAAYARTVAGQVV; translated from the coding sequence ATGGCGCCCATTCCAGAAAAGATTGCCGTGCTGTGCCACGTGGGGGCGGGGGGCTCCGGGGTGGTCGCCACCGAGCTGGGGCTCAAGGTGGCCCAGGCCGGGCACGAGGTCCACTTCGTCGGCCCGGCGATGCCGTTCCGGCTGTCGGGGCACCAGGGGGTGAGGGGGCCTTTTTACCACCAGGTGAGCGGCTTCGCCTACGCGCTGTTCGACCAGCCGTACCCGGAACTCGCCGCCGCGAACACCCTGACGGAGGTGATTCTGGAGCAGGGCGTGAGCCTCACGCACGCGCACTACGCGATTCCGCACGCGACGGCGGCGATCCACGCGCGGGCGATCACGGGGCGCAGCCGGGTCATCACCACCCTGCACGGCACCGACGTGACGCTCGTGGGGGCCGAGCCCGCCTTCCGGCACACGACGCGGCACGCCATCGAGCGCAGTGACCACGTGACGGCGGTGTCGCACTTTCTGGCGCGGCAGACCCGCGAGGTGTTCGACGTGGACCGCGAGATCGAGGTGATTCACAATTTCGTGGACTCGGGGCGTTTTACGCGCGTGACCGACCCTGCCGTGCGCGCCCGCTTCGCGCACCCGGACGAGGCTTTGATCGTGCATGTCTCCAACTTCCGGCCCATCAAGCGGGTCGAGGACGTGGTGCAGGTCTTCGCGCGGGTGGCGAGCGAGATTCCCGCGCGGCTGCTGATGGTGGGCGACGGCCCCGAGCGGCCCCGAGCGGTGGAACTCGCCGGGCAGCTCGGCGTGACCGGGCGCACGCACTTCCTGGGCTCGTTCCCGGACGTGCAGACGGTGCTGGGGATCAGCGACCTGTTCCTGCTGCCGTCGTCGCAGGAGAGCTTCGGCCTGGCCGCGCTGGAGGCGATGAGCTGCGAGGTTCCCGTCGTCGCCTCGGGCGCGGGCGGCATCCCCGAGGTCGTGGAGGACGGGGTGACGGGCTTTCTCGTCCCGGTGGGCGACGTGGACGCGATGGCCGACGCGGCGCTGCGGATTCTGCGCGACCGCGACCTGTATCTGGCGATGGGCGCGGCGGCGCGGCGGGCGGCGCTGACCCGCTTCCACCCGGACCAGATCGTGCCGAGGTATCTGGCGGCATACGCGCGGACGGTGGCGGGGCAGGTGGTCTGA
- the uvrC gene encoding excinuclease ABC subunit UvrC, whose amino-acid sequence MHLDDLPVLPTVPGVYIFRKGGTPIYIGKAVNLRSRVAQHFKAGGKSGKFTALADGLEFITSRNEVEALILEANLIKQHRPHYNVLLKDDKHYPFLKLTNEEFPMLVVTRRVLKDGGSYYGPYPDASAVRRVKHLIDTMFPLRKNSGLPLQKKPRPCLNYHMGRCLGPCIDAADPGDYARVVEDVKALLEGRAAPVIARLKEDMKVAAKAQDFEQAARLRDRVNAVEKLFGTEQHAFVSEETDLDFLGVAQAGEYAMVQLFRLRGGRVVGRDKRFLTDAEGGGDVGEVLGAFVQDYYSQATHVPPLILLPAEFEDAPIWSAFLSEKAGHRVEMRTPKRGDKVDLVDMAQRNAQNGLESELALLERRGDHPGLDALREVLALPDRPWRIEGYDNSNLFGTNIVSGMVVFEGGRARRGEHRRFKVKGLDHPDDYTAMKQTISRRFTGSLSDKLPLPDLILIDGGRGQVNAALDALREANLHLPVLGLAKREERIILPGRYGAQWWLETGTEVGVNRELLLPHSHPALRVLIGVRDEVHNYAVSYHRKLRGQDMLRSVFDDLPGIGQKRKDALLEHFTSLEDLAGAPVEQIARVPGMNLRAAQSVKDFLAQRAANEAPV is encoded by the coding sequence GTGCATCTCGACGACCTGCCCGTGCTGCCGACCGTGCCCGGCGTGTACATCTTCCGCAAGGGGGGCACGCCCATCTATATCGGCAAGGCGGTGAACCTGCGCTCGCGGGTGGCGCAGCACTTCAAGGCGGGCGGCAAGAGCGGCAAGTTCACGGCGCTCGCCGACGGGCTCGAATTCATCACCAGCCGCAACGAGGTCGAGGCCCTGATTCTGGAGGCCAACCTCATCAAGCAGCACCGCCCGCACTACAACGTGCTGCTCAAGGACGACAAGCATTACCCGTTCCTGAAGTTGACGAACGAGGAGTTCCCGATGCTCGTCGTGACCCGGCGCGTGCTCAAGGACGGCGGCAGTTATTACGGGCCGTATCCCGACGCCTCGGCGGTGCGGCGGGTCAAGCACCTGATCGACACGATGTTCCCGCTGCGGAAGAACTCGGGGCTGCCCCTCCAGAAGAAGCCCCGCCCCTGCCTGAACTACCACATGGGCCGCTGTCTGGGGCCGTGCATCGACGCGGCGGACCCGGGCGACTACGCGCGGGTGGTGGAGGACGTGAAGGCGCTGCTGGAGGGCCGCGCCGCCCCGGTGATCGCCCGGCTGAAGGAGGACATGAAGGTCGCCGCGAAAGCCCAGGATTTCGAGCAGGCCGCGCGCTTACGCGACCGGGTGAACGCCGTCGAGAAGCTTTTCGGCACCGAGCAGCACGCCTTTGTCAGCGAGGAGACGGACCTGGATTTCCTGGGGGTCGCGCAGGCGGGCGAGTACGCGATGGTGCAGCTCTTCCGGCTGCGCGGCGGGCGGGTGGTGGGCCGCGACAAGCGCTTCCTGACGGACGCGGAGGGCGGGGGCGACGTGGGCGAGGTGCTGGGCGCCTTCGTGCAGGACTACTACTCGCAGGCCACGCACGTGCCGCCCCTGATCCTGCTCCCCGCCGAGTTCGAGGACGCGCCGATCTGGAGTGCCTTCCTGAGCGAGAAGGCCGGGCACCGGGTCGAGATGCGGACCCCCAAGCGCGGCGACAAGGTGGACCTCGTGGATATGGCGCAGCGCAACGCGCAGAACGGGCTGGAGTCCGAACTCGCGCTGCTGGAGCGGCGGGGCGACCATCCCGGGCTGGACGCGCTGCGGGAGGTGCTGGCGCTGCCCGACCGGCCCTGGCGCATCGAGGGCTACGACAACTCCAACCTCTTCGGCACGAATATCGTCTCCGGCATGGTCGTGTTCGAGGGCGGGCGGGCGCGGCGGGGCGAACACCGCCGCTTCAAGGTGAAGGGCCTGGACCACCCCGACGACTACACGGCGATGAAGCAGACGATCTCGCGCCGCTTCACCGGGTCACTCTCGGACAAGCTGCCGCTGCCCGACCTGATCCTGATTGACGGTGGGCGCGGGCAGGTCAACGCCGCGCTCGACGCCCTGCGCGAGGCAAACCTGCACCTGCCGGTCTTGGGCCTCGCCAAGCGGGAGGAGCGGATCATCCTGCCGGGCCGGTACGGGGCGCAGTGGTGGCTGGAGACGGGCACGGAGGTCGGCGTGAACCGGGAATTGCTGCTGCCGCACTCGCACCCCGCCCTGCGCGTGCTGATCGGCGTGCGCGACGAGGTCCATAACTACGCCGTGAGCTACCACCGCAAGCTGCGCGGCCAGGACATGCTCCGCAGCGTGTTCGACGACCTGCCGGGCATCGGCCAGAAGCGCAAGGACGCCCTGCTGGAACACTTCACCTCGCTGGAGGACCTGGCGGGAGCGCCCGTCGAGCAGATCGCCCGCGTGCCGGGCATGAACCTGCGCGCCGCGCAGAGCGTGAAGGATTTCCTCGCGCAGCGGGCGGCGAACGAGGCGCCGGTCTGA
- a CDS encoding methyltransferase domain-containing protein, with the protein MTWNPEQYHRHREARSAPVRNLLALLPDLPYRDIVDLGCGTGEHTRTLAERFPDARVTGLDSSAEMLAKANARGLPNLRFERGDILDLRGEYDLLFSNAALQWLPDHPALLARLWGHLRPGGVIAVQVPANHDHDSHRLLTETAREFATELGGFTRFGTAQGASPVMTPAAYAERLDELGGVDIVAMSRVYPVVLPGAEGVVDWTRGTALVPYLSRLSAADGERFVAAYLGRLRERWPGERVFYAFTRVLFLARKE; encoded by the coding sequence ATGACCTGGAATCCCGAGCAGTATCACCGCCACCGCGAGGCGCGGAGCGCGCCAGTCCGCAACCTGTTGGCCCTGCTCCCTGACCTCCCCTACCGGGACATCGTGGACCTGGGGTGCGGGACCGGGGAGCACACGCGGACGCTGGCGGAGCGTTTCCCGGACGCCCGGGTGACGGGCCTGGACAGCAGCGCCGAGATGCTGGCGAAGGCGAACGCGCGGGGCCTGCCCAACTTGCGGTTCGAGCGGGGGGACATTCTCGACCTGCGGGGGGAGTACGACCTGCTGTTCTCGAACGCGGCGCTCCAGTGGCTGCCGGATCATCCGGCGCTGCTCGCCCGGCTCTGGGGGCATCTGCGGCCCGGCGGGGTGATCGCGGTGCAGGTCCCCGCCAACCACGATCACGACAGCCACCGTTTGCTGACCGAGACGGCGCGGGAGTTCGCGACGGAGCTCGGCGGGTTCACCCGTTTCGGCACGGCGCAGGGGGCCTCGCCGGTCATGACCCCCGCCGCCTACGCCGAGAGGCTGGACGAGTTGGGCGGGGTGGACATCGTGGCGATGAGCAGGGTGTACCCGGTGGTGTTGCCCGGCGCGGAGGGGGTGGTGGACTGGACGCGGGGCACGGCGCTCGTACCGTACCTCTCGCGGCTGAGCGCGGCGGACGGGGAGCGGTTCGTCGCCGCGTACCTGGGGAGGCTGCGGGAACGCTGGCCGGGGGAGCGGGTGTTCTACGCCTTCACGCGGGTATTGTTCCTCGCCCGCAAGGAGTGA